The following are encoded together in the Bombus fervidus isolate BK054 chromosome 10, iyBomFerv1, whole genome shotgun sequence genome:
- the LOC139991335 gene encoding uncharacterized protein isoform X1, with translation MVDKEEMTKTPSPLNINEAIEGEVLNQKTARILKNDLLLYEAVIKNEADTVRKVLKEPVDVDSRNNYGRAPIHWAASRGNTEIIEMLIQAKCDIEARDKFGMRPLHMAARYGHRDAVKMLINAGANVSAVNKKQYTLLMCAARGNNVRVVDYLAEAVESLNGDATDCTGATALHHAACAGHPSMITALTNVPRIELNAVDKKGQTPIHCACAEEHLEAVEVLIGLGAKVDAQDNEGNTCLHVATRTRHTAIAQLLLRAGANTELTDEMGFTPLHVAASQGCKGILDSMIHHGAALNKQSKHGNTPLHLACQNNEVETVEILINKGVDLNCLNSRLQSPIHIAAEMGHTDICELLLAAGANIEQREQSGRTPLYIAARGSFTAIVDMIIKTARLDYPTPEDSTSDKEIRDLTPARRRWREGSRGGSISSNNGAFSEHIRSILWKLAYKQLGPEDWKKLALHWAFTNDQIRAIEHQYTAPLIGPSSYKEHGFRMLMIWASGLNPEISIGKELCDALFAVDKKSVAESVRKHMDQEKDGKEKMNKQRCHKCSIT, from the exons atGGTGGACAAAGAAGAAATGACGAAGACACCCTCGCCCCTGAATATCAACGAGGCGATCGAAGGGGAAGTGTTGAACCAAAAGACTGCTAGGA TACTTAAGAACGATCTTCTATTATACGAGGCTGTGATAAAAAATGAAGCGGACACCGTTCGCAAAGTGCTCAAAGAACCCGTGGACGTCGATTCCAGGAACAAT tATGGTCGGGCGCCAATTCATTGGGCAGCATCCAGGGGGAACACGGAGATCATAGAGATGTTGATACAAGCGAAATGCGACATCGAAGCCAGAGACAAG TTCGGCATGCGTCCGTTACACATGGCTGCGCGATATGGACACAGGGACGCTGTTAAAATGTTAATCAACGCCGGAGCGAATGTGTCAGCGGTAAACAAG AAGCAATATACTCTCTTAATGTGTGCTGCTCGGGGCAACAATGTTCGCGTCGTCGACTACCTTGCTGAGGCAGTGGAATCGTTGAACGGAGATGCAACCGACTGTACCGGTGCGACAGCTCTTCATCATGCAGCCTGTGCCGGTCACCCAAGTATGATAACTGCGCTTACCAATGTGCCAAGAATCGAGCTGAATGCCGTGGATAAA AAAGGCCAGACACCTATACACTGTGCCTGCGCGGAAGAACATCTAGAAGCCGTGGAAGTTTTAATAGGACTGGGAGCTAAGGTGGATGCTCAGGACAATGAAGGCAACACGTGCCTTCACGTGGCAACGAGAACGAGGCACACGGCTATAGCTCAATTGCTATTGAGAGCCGGAGCGAACACAGAATTAACCGACGAA ATGGGCTTTACTCCGCTTCACGTGGCTGCCAGTCAGGGTTGCAAAGGGATATTAGATTCGATGATTCACCACGGGGCAGCACTCAACAAACAATCCAAG CATGGGAACACGCCTTTGCATTTGGCCTGTCAGAATAACGAAGTAGAAACGGTCGAGATACTGATCAATAAAGGCGTCGATCTAAATTGCTTAAATTCG AGATTACAATCGCCGATTCACATCGCCGCAGAAATGGGACACACGGATATTTGCGAACTGCTGCTAGCAGCAGGTGCGAATATCGAACAAAGGGAGCAG AGCGGCAGGACACCGCTTTACATCGCGGCAAGAGGCAGTTTCACGGCAATCGTCGACATGATAATTAAAACCGCGAGATTGGACTATCCCACACCG GAGGATTCAACATCCGACAAAGAAATTCGTGATCTAACGCCAGCTAGAAGAAGATGGCGAGAAGGATCGAGAGGTGGAAGCATTTCCAGTAACAATGGCGCCTTTTCGGAGCatattcgatcgattttatgGAAGTTGGCATACAAACAGTTAGGTCCCGAGGATTGGAAAAAATTGGCATTGCATTGGGCGTTCACGAACGATCAGATTCGAGCAATCGAGCATCAATACACtg CTCCTCTTATAGGTCCTTCGAGTTACAAGGAACACGGTTTCCGAATGTTGATGATCTGGGCGTCGGGATTGAATCCTGAAATCTCCATAGGGAAAGAGCTTTGCGACGCTTTGTTTGCAGTAGACAAAAAGTCTGTCGCTG aatccGTTCGTAAGCACATGGATCAAGAGAAAGACGGGAAAGAGAAAATGAACAAACAGCGATGTCATAAATGCTCGATCACTTAA
- the LOC139991335 gene encoding uncharacterized protein isoform X3 has protein sequence MVDKEEMTKTPSPLNINEAIEGEVLNQKTARILKNDLLLYEAVIKNEADTVRKVLKEPVDVDSRNNYGRAPIHWAASRGNTEIIEMLIQAKCDIEARDKFGMRPLHMAARYGHRDAVKMLINAGANVSAVNKKQYTLLMCAARGNNVRVVDYLAEAVESLNGDATDCTGATALHHAACAGHPSMITALTNVPRIELNAVDKKGQTPIHCACAEEHLEAVEVLIGLGAKVDAQDNEGNTCLHVATRTRHTAIAQLLLRAGANTELTDEMGFTPLHVAASQGCKGILDSMIHHGAALNKQSKHGNTPLHLACQNNEVETVEILINKGVDLNCLNSRLQSPIHIAAEMGHTDICELLLAAGANIEQREQEDSTSDKEIRDLTPARRRWREGSRGGSISSNNGAFSEHIRSILWKLAYKQLGPEDWKKLALHWAFTNDQIRAIEHQYTAPLIGPSSYKEHGFRMLMIWASGLNPEISIGKELCDALFAVDKKSVAESVRKHMDQEKDGKEKMNKQRCHKCSIT, from the exons atGGTGGACAAAGAAGAAATGACGAAGACACCCTCGCCCCTGAATATCAACGAGGCGATCGAAGGGGAAGTGTTGAACCAAAAGACTGCTAGGA TACTTAAGAACGATCTTCTATTATACGAGGCTGTGATAAAAAATGAAGCGGACACCGTTCGCAAAGTGCTCAAAGAACCCGTGGACGTCGATTCCAGGAACAAT tATGGTCGGGCGCCAATTCATTGGGCAGCATCCAGGGGGAACACGGAGATCATAGAGATGTTGATACAAGCGAAATGCGACATCGAAGCCAGAGACAAG TTCGGCATGCGTCCGTTACACATGGCTGCGCGATATGGACACAGGGACGCTGTTAAAATGTTAATCAACGCCGGAGCGAATGTGTCAGCGGTAAACAAG AAGCAATATACTCTCTTAATGTGTGCTGCTCGGGGCAACAATGTTCGCGTCGTCGACTACCTTGCTGAGGCAGTGGAATCGTTGAACGGAGATGCAACCGACTGTACCGGTGCGACAGCTCTTCATCATGCAGCCTGTGCCGGTCACCCAAGTATGATAACTGCGCTTACCAATGTGCCAAGAATCGAGCTGAATGCCGTGGATAAA AAAGGCCAGACACCTATACACTGTGCCTGCGCGGAAGAACATCTAGAAGCCGTGGAAGTTTTAATAGGACTGGGAGCTAAGGTGGATGCTCAGGACAATGAAGGCAACACGTGCCTTCACGTGGCAACGAGAACGAGGCACACGGCTATAGCTCAATTGCTATTGAGAGCCGGAGCGAACACAGAATTAACCGACGAA ATGGGCTTTACTCCGCTTCACGTGGCTGCCAGTCAGGGTTGCAAAGGGATATTAGATTCGATGATTCACCACGGGGCAGCACTCAACAAACAATCCAAG CATGGGAACACGCCTTTGCATTTGGCCTGTCAGAATAACGAAGTAGAAACGGTCGAGATACTGATCAATAAAGGCGTCGATCTAAATTGCTTAAATTCG AGATTACAATCGCCGATTCACATCGCCGCAGAAATGGGACACACGGATATTTGCGAACTGCTGCTAGCAGCAGGTGCGAATATCGAACAAAGGGAGCAG GAGGATTCAACATCCGACAAAGAAATTCGTGATCTAACGCCAGCTAGAAGAAGATGGCGAGAAGGATCGAGAGGTGGAAGCATTTCCAGTAACAATGGCGCCTTTTCGGAGCatattcgatcgattttatgGAAGTTGGCATACAAACAGTTAGGTCCCGAGGATTGGAAAAAATTGGCATTGCATTGGGCGTTCACGAACGATCAGATTCGAGCAATCGAGCATCAATACACtg CTCCTCTTATAGGTCCTTCGAGTTACAAGGAACACGGTTTCCGAATGTTGATGATCTGGGCGTCGGGATTGAATCCTGAAATCTCCATAGGGAAAGAGCTTTGCGACGCTTTGTTTGCAGTAGACAAAAAGTCTGTCGCTG aatccGTTCGTAAGCACATGGATCAAGAGAAAGACGGGAAAGAGAAAATGAACAAACAGCGATGTCATAAATGCTCGATCACTTAA
- the LOC139991335 gene encoding uncharacterized protein isoform X2, whose translation MVDKEEMTKTPSPLNINEAIEGEVLNQKTARILKNDLLLYEAVIKNEADTVRKVLKEPVDVDSRNNYGRAPIHWAASRGNTEIIEMLIQAKCDIEARDKFGMRPLHMAARYGHRDAVKMLINAGANVSAVNKKQYTLLMCAARGNNVRVVDYLAEAVESLNGDATDCTGATALHHAACAGHPSMITALTNVPRIELNAVDKKGQTPIHCACAEEHLEAVEVLIGLGAKVDAQDNEGNTCLHVATRTRHTAIAQLLLRAGANTELTDEMGFTPLHVAASQGCKGILDSMIHHGAALNKQSKHGNTPLHLACQNNEVETVEILINKGVDLNCLNSRLQSPIHIAAEMGHTDICELLLAAGANIEQREQSGRTPLYIAARGSFTAIVDMIIKTARLDYPTPEDSTSDKEIRDLTPARRRWREGSRGGSISSNNGAFSEHIRSILWKLAYKQLGPEDWKKLALHWAFTNDQIRAIEHQYTGPSSYKEHGFRMLMIWASGLNPEISIGKELCDALFAVDKKSVAESVRKHMDQEKDGKEKMNKQRCHKCSIT comes from the exons atGGTGGACAAAGAAGAAATGACGAAGACACCCTCGCCCCTGAATATCAACGAGGCGATCGAAGGGGAAGTGTTGAACCAAAAGACTGCTAGGA TACTTAAGAACGATCTTCTATTATACGAGGCTGTGATAAAAAATGAAGCGGACACCGTTCGCAAAGTGCTCAAAGAACCCGTGGACGTCGATTCCAGGAACAAT tATGGTCGGGCGCCAATTCATTGGGCAGCATCCAGGGGGAACACGGAGATCATAGAGATGTTGATACAAGCGAAATGCGACATCGAAGCCAGAGACAAG TTCGGCATGCGTCCGTTACACATGGCTGCGCGATATGGACACAGGGACGCTGTTAAAATGTTAATCAACGCCGGAGCGAATGTGTCAGCGGTAAACAAG AAGCAATATACTCTCTTAATGTGTGCTGCTCGGGGCAACAATGTTCGCGTCGTCGACTACCTTGCTGAGGCAGTGGAATCGTTGAACGGAGATGCAACCGACTGTACCGGTGCGACAGCTCTTCATCATGCAGCCTGTGCCGGTCACCCAAGTATGATAACTGCGCTTACCAATGTGCCAAGAATCGAGCTGAATGCCGTGGATAAA AAAGGCCAGACACCTATACACTGTGCCTGCGCGGAAGAACATCTAGAAGCCGTGGAAGTTTTAATAGGACTGGGAGCTAAGGTGGATGCTCAGGACAATGAAGGCAACACGTGCCTTCACGTGGCAACGAGAACGAGGCACACGGCTATAGCTCAATTGCTATTGAGAGCCGGAGCGAACACAGAATTAACCGACGAA ATGGGCTTTACTCCGCTTCACGTGGCTGCCAGTCAGGGTTGCAAAGGGATATTAGATTCGATGATTCACCACGGGGCAGCACTCAACAAACAATCCAAG CATGGGAACACGCCTTTGCATTTGGCCTGTCAGAATAACGAAGTAGAAACGGTCGAGATACTGATCAATAAAGGCGTCGATCTAAATTGCTTAAATTCG AGATTACAATCGCCGATTCACATCGCCGCAGAAATGGGACACACGGATATTTGCGAACTGCTGCTAGCAGCAGGTGCGAATATCGAACAAAGGGAGCAG AGCGGCAGGACACCGCTTTACATCGCGGCAAGAGGCAGTTTCACGGCAATCGTCGACATGATAATTAAAACCGCGAGATTGGACTATCCCACACCG GAGGATTCAACATCCGACAAAGAAATTCGTGATCTAACGCCAGCTAGAAGAAGATGGCGAGAAGGATCGAGAGGTGGAAGCATTTCCAGTAACAATGGCGCCTTTTCGGAGCatattcgatcgattttatgGAAGTTGGCATACAAACAGTTAGGTCCCGAGGATTGGAAAAAATTGGCATTGCATTGGGCGTTCACGAACGATCAGATTCGAGCAATCGAGCATCAATACACtg GTCCTTCGAGTTACAAGGAACACGGTTTCCGAATGTTGATGATCTGGGCGTCGGGATTGAATCCTGAAATCTCCATAGGGAAAGAGCTTTGCGACGCTTTGTTTGCAGTAGACAAAAAGTCTGTCGCTG aatccGTTCGTAAGCACATGGATCAAGAGAAAGACGGGAAAGAGAAAATGAACAAACAGCGATGTCATAAATGCTCGATCACTTAA